From the genome of Leguminivora glycinivorella isolate SPB_JAAS2020 chromosome Z, LegGlyc_1.1, whole genome shotgun sequence, one region includes:
- the LOC125241518 gene encoding uncharacterized protein LOC125241518 encodes MSAEELRQQLTDLQSRHEALQAQLQGQGHQVHPEPTSTPATGDKVCKVSVKLPPFWADKPKVWFAQAECQFHVAGITSDMTKFSHVISIIDQKLIGEIEDLVLDPPKEDKYETLKKELIRRLAVSEQERVDRLVSEEELGDNKPSTFLRRLRSLAGTTKDETLLRQLWMRRLPTNVQAILAAHTDLSLEKLAGLADNIIEVSPGSSKVNKIDNTCPSSDMASLKECIEQLTMQVASLAGSQARGRSRNRSSSRTRSRNGSPTSRRCWYHRKYGTKATKCISPCNWEENSNRNQ; translated from the coding sequence ATGTCGGCAGAGGAACTCAGACAACAGCTTACAGACCTGCAGAGCAGGCATGAAGCACTACAAGCTCAGCTGCAGGGACAGGGACATCAAGTTCACCCTGAACCCACATCAACACCTGCCACCGGAGATAAGGTGTGCAAAGTATCTGTAAAATTGCCCCCATTCTGGGCCGACAAACCAAAAGTATGGTTTGCCCAGGCGGAGTGTCAGTTTCATGTCGCAGGAATAACATCTGACATGACCAAATTTAGCCATGTTATAAGCATTATAGACCAGAAACTTATTGGAGAAATAGAAGACCTGGTATTAGATCCGCCTAAAGAAGATAAATatgaaactttaaaaaaggagCTGATTAGAAGACTGGCAGTGTCAGAGCAAGAACGGGTAGACAGGCTAGTGAGTGAGGAAGAACTTGGTGACAACAAGCCCTCCACTTTCCTCAGGCGACTCCGCTCTCTCGCAGGGACTACAAAAGATGAAACCCTGCTGCGACAGCTGTGGATGAGGCGTTTGCCGACCAATGTCCAAGCTATTCTCGCTGCTCACACTGATCTTTCGCTTGAAAAGTTAGCAGGTTTGGCTGACAATATAATAGAGGTGTCGCCAGGGTCCTCAAAAGTTAATAAAATTGACAACACCTGCCCATCAAGTGACATGGCTTCGCTTAAAGAGTGCATTGAACAGCTGACCATGCAAGTGGCCAGCCTTGCTGGCTCTCAAGCCAGAGGCCGCTCCCGCAACAGATCTTCTTCAAGAACCAGAAGCCGAAATGGATCCCCAACCTCTCGGAGATGCTGGTATCATAGAAAATATGGCACCAAAGCCACCAAATGCATATCTCCTTGCAACTGGGAGGAAAACTCCAACCGCAATCAGTAA